A stretch of Gadus chalcogrammus isolate NIFS_2021 chromosome 9, NIFS_Gcha_1.0, whole genome shotgun sequence DNA encodes these proteins:
- the LOC130388751 gene encoding ubiquitin-conjugating enzyme E2 H-like: protein MSSPSPGKRRMDTDVVKLIESKHEVTILSGLNEFVVKFHGPPGTPYEEGVWKVRVDLPDKYPFKSPSIGFMNKIFHPNIDEASGTVCLDVINQTWTALYDLTNIFESFLPQLLAYPNPIDPLNGDAAAMYLHRPEDYKHKIKEYIQKYATEEALKEQEERAGDSSSESSMSDFSEDEAQDMEL, encoded by the exons ATGTCGTCTCCGAGTCCGGGCAAGAGGCGAATGGACACCGACGTGGTGAAACT CATTGAAAGCAAGCATGAGGTCACCATCCTCAGCGGACTGAACGAGTTTGTGGTGAAGTTTCACGGCCCACCAGGAA CACCGTATGAAGAAGGAGTTTGGAAGGTGCGCGTGGACCTGCCGGATAAGTACCCCTTTAAATCCCCGTCAATAG GGTTCATGAATAAAATATTTCACCCCAACATCGATGAGGC GTCAGGAACTGTGTGTCTAGATGTCATCAACCAGACTTGGACTGCTCTGTACG ACCTCACCAACATCTTTGAGTCGTTTCTGCCCCAGCTGCTGGCCTACCCCAACCCAATTGACCCTCTCAACGGCGACGCAGCTGCCATGTACCTGCACCGGCCCGAGGACTACAAACACAAGATCAAAG AGTACATCCAGAAGTATGCCACGGAGGAGGCgctgaaggagcaggaggagcgcgCCGGAGACTCCTCGTCCGAGAGCTCCATGTCAGACTTCTCCGAAGACGAGGCGCAGGACATGGAGTTgtag
- the LOC130388748 gene encoding kelch domain-containing protein 10-like — MSIVEGVGNCGLNQLNKFEKLSWRLSIRDPGSKKRVRWLQARRIFSPSCPNLRIPNRFLREGHYAPPARSGHRCVADNANLYVFGGYNPDFDDAGGSENEDYPLFRELWRFHFATATWQQLRTEGYMPTELASMSAVMHGNNLLVFGGTGIPFGENNGNDVHVCNIHYKRWNLLNCRGQKPNRIYGQAMVIINGYLYVFGGTTGYFYSTDLHRLDLSTRIWVHLKPKNAPTDLPEERYRHELAHDTQRIYILGGGTSWTSYPLDKIHAYNLETNCWERIITKPHEKIGYPAARRCHSCVQVKDEVFICGGYNGEQILSDLWKISLQTYQWSRLPALMPEPAYFHCAAITPAGCMYVHGGVVNLSENRRTGSLYKVWLVVPSLLELTLERLLKAYPRLPQLSSLQLHSLGLTHSLIQRLK; from the exons ATGTCGATCGTGGAAGGTGTGGGAAACTGCGGCCTCAATCAACTAAATAAATTCGAGAAACTGTCGTGGAGGCTGTCCATTCGTGATCCAG GCTCTAAGAAGAGAGTGCGATGGCTTCAGGCTCGTCGGATCTTCTCTCCATCATGCCCCAACCTGCGGATCCCGAACCGTTTTCTGAGAGAAG gtcATTATGCCCCCCCTGCCCGCAGCGGACACCGCTGTGTAGCAGACAACGCCAACCTCTATGTGTTCGGAGGCTACAACCCAGACTTTGATGACGCCGGGGGCTCTGAGAACGAGGACTACCCGCTGTTCAGGGAGCTGTGGAGGTTCCACTTTGCCACGGCCACCTGGCAGCAGCTCCGCACCGAGGGCTATATGCCAACTGAGCTGGCCTCAATGTCTG CGGTCATGCACGGCAACAACCTGCTTGTGTTTGGCGGAACGGGGATACCATTCGGTGAAAACAACGGCAACGACGTCCATGTTTGTAACATCCACTACAAGCGATGGAACCTCCTGAACTGCAGGGGCCAGAAACCCAACCGGATTTACGGACAG GCCATGGTCATTATAAATGGCTACCTGTATGTGTTTGGAGGAACGACGGGTTATTTCTACAGCACAGACCTGCACCGGCTGGACCTGTCCACACGAATCTGGGTCCACCTCAAACCCAAGAATGCACCCACAGATCTCCCTGAGGAAAG GTACAGACATGAGCTCGCTCACGACACACAGAGGATCTACATTCTAGGAGGCGGGACTTCCTGGACGTCATATCCTCTAGACAAG ATTCATGCGTACAACCTTGAGACAAACTGCTGGGAGAGGATCATCACGAAACCTCATGAAAAgatag GTTATCCTGCTGCTCGCCGCTGTCACAGCTGTGTGCAAGTCAAAGACG AGGTGTTTATATGTGGAGGGTACAACGGGGAACAAATACTGTCAGACCTGTGGAAGATCAGCCTGCAGACGTACCAGTGGAGCAGACTGCCCGCCCTCATGCCAGAGCCTGCTTATTTCCACTGTGCTGCCATCACACCG GCCGGGTGCATGTACGTGCACGGCGGGGTGGTCAACCTGTCGGAGAACCGGAGGACGGGCTCCCTGTACAAGGTGTGGCTGGTGGTGCCCAGCCTGCTTGAGCTCACGTTGGAGCGGCTTCTGAAGGCCTACCCTCGCCTGCCCCAGCTCTCCAGCCTCCAGCTTCACAGCCTGGGACTCACACACTCCCTCATCCAGCGCCTCAAGTAG